One Mycolicibacterium rufum genomic window, GGGACGTTGAGCTGGCCTTTCTCGGCTTCGTCCCGCAGAAGTTCACCGCCACCCAGCTGCTGTACCGCAGCACCGACTTCAAGGGTGACCCGCAGGCCGGCGTCACCACCGTGGTCATCCCCACCGAGCGCGATCCCGAACGACCGCTGCCGATCATGTCCTATCAGTGCGCCATCGACGCCGTCGCGAGCCGCTGCTTTCCGTCCTACGCCATGCGCCGAGGCGCCAAGGCCATCGGCGCCTTCGCTCAGTTCGAGTTCCTGCTGGTCGCCGCCGCGCTGGCGGAAGGCTGGGCCGTATCGGTGCCCGACCACGAGGGGTCGGCCGGCATGTGGGGTGCGCCCTATGAACCGGGCTACCACATCCTCGACGGGATCCGCGCGGCCATCAACCACCCGACGTTCGGCCTGACCTCGGAATCGCCGATCGGGCTGTGGGGCTACTCGGGCGGCGGCCTGGCGTCGGCGTGGGCCGCCGAGGTGCACAACGACTACGCGCCCGAGCTCAACGTCGTCGGGGCCGTGCTCGGCTCCCCGGTCGGCGACCTCGGCCACACGTTCCGCCGGCTCAACGGCAGCATCTACGCCGGGCTGCCCGCCCTGGTGGTGGCCGCACTCAGCCACATCTACCCCGATCTGGACCGCATCATCTCCCAGCACGCGACGCCCGAGGGCAAGGCGCTGCTGGACCGCATCCAGAAGATGACCACCGCGCAGGCGATGGTCGCCTGCGCCGGCCGCGACATGGCCAGCATGATCGACCGCCCGCTCGAGGAGATCCTGCTGAGCCCGGAGGTGCAGCACGTCTTCGCGAGCATCAAGCTCGGCACCGCCGCACCGACGGTCCCGCTGCTGATCGTGCAGGCGGTGCACGACCGCATCATCTCCGTCGACGACATCGACGAACTCACCCACACCTACACCCGGGGCGGCGCGCGGGTCACCTACCACCGTGACCTTTTGAGCGAACACCTGCTGCTGCACCCGATGTCGGCGCCGATGACGCTGCGCTGGTTGCGCGACCGGTTCGCGGGAGCGCCGCTGCGCACCCACGTCAAGCGGACCAAGTGGCCGACGCTGCTGAACCCGTCGACCTACCGGGGCATGCTCACGCTGGGCAAGATCACGGTGAAGGTGATGACGGGGCGACGGGTGGAGCGTCAACCGCTGTCTCGGTTCGACCAGTAGCCGCCGGGGCGGGCTCGATCGGCGGCCAGCCGCCGAGATCGTCACGAGGGGTGGACACCGCCCCCAGCACGTAGACCATGGCCGCCACCGCCGCCGGGAACAGCAGCGTCAACGCCACCTGCAGCGGGGTGTGTCCGAAGAACACGGCGGGCGCCTCGGTCACGTAATGCACCCGGTCGGACTCGGTGACCGGAACGGTGGCGACGTCGATGTGGCCGTAGCGCCACCGCACGAGCCCGGCGCCGGCGCCCACCGCGGCAGCCGCCGCGGTCACGGCGCCCAGACACAGGGCCGCCAGCATCGCCGGACCGCGGTGCCGTCGCCACTGCCACACCGCGACCGCGGCCACGACGGCGAGCACACAGAGCATGCCGACCATCAGCGCCGCCGCGGTGAAGAAGTGGTCCGCCTCGTTTCCGAGGTACGCCTTGACCCTCTCGTTGCTGCGCGTCAGCGCCACCACGCCGTGGATGGGCGGGGCCAACCAGGCCCACAACGCACCGCACAGCGCGCCGGCGGCCGCGAGCCCGATGACCACCCACAACAGCGCGTGCGTCCTCGAGCGGGTCACCGGTACAGCTCCAGATCCTTGGAATCCACCTGGCCGTGCCTCGAGCACTTGGCCCACCACCCGTCGGGACGCACCTGCACGATCATCCGCCGTCCGCACTCGGCGCAGAACCGCGGCGGTTCCAGGCCCAGCGCCGCCGCGGTCGGCACAGTGCTGCCCGCGGGTTCGCCGGTGTACACGTTGTAGACGCCGGCGCCCACCGGCGCGGGCAGATCACGCACCATCACAGGCTGGCGTTGAGCGCCTTGATCGGCATCTGCAGATCCTCGAGCAGCTCGAGGTCGGCCTCGGCGGGCCTGCCCAGCGTGGTCAGGTAGTTGCCGACGATGACCGCGTTGATGCCGCCGAGGATGCCCTTCTTCGCGCCCAGATCCCCGAGGGTGATCTCGCGGCCGCCGGCGAACCGCAGCATCGTGCGGGGCAGCGCCAGCCGGAACGCGGCGACGGCCTTGAGCGCCTCGGCGGCGGG contains:
- a CDS encoding lipase family protein, whose protein sequence is MDLGNVARATGAEWIGQPHHEPLRPKHRPVLPSEDPFYQPPEGFEHARPGTVLRSRDVELAFLGFVPQKFTATQLLYRSTDFKGDPQAGVTTVVIPTERDPERPLPIMSYQCAIDAVASRCFPSYAMRRGAKAIGAFAQFEFLLVAAALAEGWAVSVPDHEGSAGMWGAPYEPGYHILDGIRAAINHPTFGLTSESPIGLWGYSGGGLASAWAAEVHNDYAPELNVVGAVLGSPVGDLGHTFRRLNGSIYAGLPALVVAALSHIYPDLDRIISQHATPEGKALLDRIQKMTTAQAMVACAGRDMASMIDRPLEEILLSPEVQHVFASIKLGTAAPTVPLLIVQAVHDRIISVDDIDELTHTYTRGGARVTYHRDLLSEHLLLHPMSAPMTLRWLRDRFAGAPLRTHVKRTKWPTLLNPSTYRGMLTLGKITVKVMTGRRVERQPLSRFDQ
- a CDS encoding DUF2567 domain-containing protein; its protein translation is MTRSRTHALLWVVIGLAAAGALCGALWAWLAPPIHGVVALTRSNERVKAYLGNEADHFFTAAALMVGMLCVLAVVAAVAVWQWRRHRGPAMLAALCLGAVTAAAAAVGAGAGLVRWRYGHIDVATVPVTESDRVHYVTEAPAVFFGHTPLQVALTLLFPAAVAAMVYVLGAVSTPRDDLGGWPPIEPAPAATGRTETAVDAPPVAPSSPSP